From Hydra vulgaris chromosome 15, alternate assembly HydraT2T_AEP, one genomic window encodes:
- the LOC136091428 gene encoding uncharacterized protein LOC136091428 codes for MCMKCCTSLRNIENRGSKVFKAPKIWVKCPTVECKCVFGIPGRKPLSNVGRPGKVKKWTKFYIKLFLDSLPIQEDKEILTELNHELNPRIVLCICKICGEVMNQPVMLKNCQHSFCSLCILSNVNDKLENDSNCPLCKTNITINSLSYSVHISEIIKHLTIICKICDKKVFLKDRSFENHDCIKLSNNTINENDQLVSINSLYQITDTSEIPREVNDAVLHIIKKKLNQSKTSTIEFSSGGPRSLCFVSAPKAYKDSTNCSNSSLRRQKYLLEQFNHTAGSSQDSKVCQTAVMLKSYDNDEANKILNKANIGRVDLNAEEMVALKADMGILWNKLKTMARWLNSKNIKTASNNKLKKELLQKNGLEMI; via the exons ATGTGCATGAAGTGTTGTACTTCTCTTAGAAACATCGAAAATAGAGGCAGTAAAGTTTTCAAAGCTCCAAAAATTTGGGTAAAATGTCCAACAGTCGAATGCAAATGTGTTTTTGGTATTCCTGGTCGAAAACCTCTATCTAATGTTGGGCGACCAGGAAAGGTTAAAAAATggacaaaattttatataaaattatttcttgatTCATTGCCTATACAAGaagataaagaaattttaacagaACTAAACCATGAACTAAATCCACGTATAGTTTTATGCATATGTAAGATTTGTGGGGAAGTTATGAATCAGCCTGTCATGTTAAAGAACTGTCAACACTCATTCTGTAGCTTGTGCATTTTATCAAATGTTAACgataaattagaaaatgatTCAAATTGTCCATTATGTAAAACTAACATCACAATTAACAGCCTATCATATTCTGTCCATATATctgaaattataaaacatttaactatTATATGCAAGATTTGtgacaaaaaagtatttttaaaagacaGAAGTTTTGAAAATCACGACTgcataaaattatcaaataacaCCATAAATGAAAACGACCAATTAGTTAGTATAAACAGTCTTTACCAAATCACTGACACAAGTGAAATCCCACGAGAAGTCAATGATGCTGTTTtacatatcattaaaaaaaagttgaatcagTCCAAAACATCTACAATAGAATTTTCATCAGGTGGGCCTAGG TCACTTTGTTTCGTTTCTGCTCCCAAAGCCTATAAAGATAGTACAAACTGTAGTAATAGCTCTCTAAGAAGACAGAAATATTTATTGGAACAATTCAACCATACAGCTGGTAGTTCTCAGGACTCTAAAGTATGTCAAACAGCTGTAATGTTAAAGTCATATGATAATGAtgaagcaaataaaattttaaataaagccaATATTGGAAGAGTGGATTTAAATGCAGAAGAAATGGTTGCTTTAAAAGCTGATATGGGTATTCTTTGGAATAAATTGAAAACTATGGCTAG GTGGTTAAAttcgaaaaatattaaaactgcttctaacaataaactaaaaaaagagtTGTTGCAAAAGAATGGGCTGGAAATGATTTAG